GATCCGCACCGTCGATGAGGCTGCGCAGCTGGCTTCATTCGTCGCGCACGCCTGCCCGGTACCCGATGCAGCGATCATGGGCATTTCCGAGTTGCTGATCAACGGCATCGAACATGGCAACCTTGGCCTGACCTACAGTGAAAAGTCCGCACTCAAGCTGAGCGACAAATGGCAAGACGAAATTGAACGCCGCAGCAAATTGCCTGAAAACACCAACAAACGGGTACACCTTTCGTTCCGGCGCAGTGAAAAGGGCGTCGAGTTGGTCGTGCGCGACGAGGGCCAAGGCTTCGATTGGCAGAAGTATCTAGAAATCGACCCGGCCAGGGCTTTCGATCCAAATGGTCGGGGCATCGCGCTTGCGCGCATGCTCTCCTTTTCGAGCATCCGTTACGAGGGTTGCGGCAATATCGCGATCGCCTGCATCGACGCCCCCGAAGGCATCCCGACAAGCGAGTAAGCCATGGCCGGCCATATTTCCCTGAAGGTTCTCGCCGTTGACGACAACCGTACCAACCTGCACATCCTCCAGGTCTTTCTGAAGAAACTGGGGCATCAGGTCATCCTCGCCGAAAATGGCGAAGAGGCGGTAAGGCGGTTTGCCAGCGAAGAAATTGACGTCGTCCTGCTCGACATCATGATGCCGATCATGGATGGTTTCGAGGCATCTCGCCAGATCAAGGCCATGTCGCGGGAACGGTGGACCCCGATCATCCTGCTTTCCGCACTCAACCGGGACGAGAATCTGGTCGAGGGCCTGGAAGCGGGTGCCGATGACTACCTGACCAAGCCGATCAACTTTGTCGTTCTCGAAGCCAAACTACGCTCAGTACACCGAACACTGACGCTGCAACAGCAATCGATCGATACCGCACGCCGCGAGCAGGCAGTCGCCGACAACATCATTGATGCGATTATCACGATCAACGACCGGGGTATTATCTCTTCGGTCAACCGGGCAGCAGAGCGAATTTTCGGCTGGCGCAGCGAAGAACTGGTTGGTAACAACGTCAAGATGCTGGTTCCGGAGCCGCACCGCAGTGCGCACGATGGCTACATCGAAAACTATACCGGTGGCGGACAGCCAAAAATCATCGGCAAGGAACGCGAAGTTGAAGCGCTCCACAAGGACGGCCACACTTTCCCTGCGACACTCGGAGTCACCGAGGTTTTCCTCGATAACAAGCGGATGTTCATTGGCTTGGTACGCGACATATCAGAGCGCAAGCAATCCGAACACAAGTTGCAGGAAAACGCCCGCCTGCTGCAGGCCTACTACGACCAAACGCAAAATGAGCAGCAACTGGCTCAACGTTTGATGGAGAAGCAACTTCATCGCAAGGGCTTGCAGGACAAGCGCCTACGCTACAAGGTAATTCCTGCAGAAAACTTCAGCGGCGACATCGTCGCCGCCAACCGGTCCCCCGAGGGCCGTTTCTACGCCCTGCTCGCAGACGCCACGGGCCATGGCCTGCCGGCAGCGATCAGCGCCCTCCCGGTACTTGCGATCTTCTACCGCCTCGCCCGTCTCAACAGTTCATTGCGCGAAATGGTGCACGAACTCAACCAGCAACTGAAGGAATCAATGCCGATAGGACGCTTCGTTGCTGCCACGCTGGTTTGCCTGGACGAAGAAGCAAAAACGGGAGAAATCTGGGTTGGAGGCACGCCGCAAGCCTTCCTGTTCGACCGCTGGGGGCGCCCGTCCCGTGTCTTCGAATCGGACAATCTGGCCTTGGGTATTATTGGCAACGAAGAACTGGACTGCCGGCCGGTAGCGTTCACCTGGGAAAGCGAGAGCCAACTGGTACTTTGCTCCGACGGCCTGCTGGAAGCCTCCAACAATCAAGGAGAGCAGTTCGAAGTGGAGGGATTGCTGGCAGCAACCGCGAATACCTCTCCGCATATCCGTTTTGCCAATATTGAATCGGCGCTGGCCAAGCATCTGCAGGATCAGGTAGCCACTGACGACGTATCGCTGATGGTGATCGACTGCCCTTGAGGTAGCGGGATTCTGACAGACCCAAACCACAATTAGCGTATCCGCCTGCTTCCTTCAGGGGGCGCAGGTCTCCTCGCTATCAACACGGGCAGACTTGGTTACTCGGAAAATTAGTCGGGAATTGTCTTGTAAGATAATCATAGAAAAGCCCCGCAAGTGCGGGGCTTTTCTATTGGCGCGAGGCGTTGTTACTCGCCGGCGCTTTCTTCGACTTCAACTGCTTCGGTGGGCTCCGGGCGGTCCAGCAGTTCGACGAATGCCATCGGAGCGTTATCGCCGACGCGGAAGCCGCACTTCAGGATGCGCAGGTAGCCACCCGGGCGCTGAGCATAACGCGGACCGATTTCGGCGAAAAGCTTGACCACGACCTCACGATCGCGCAGACGGTCAAAAGCCAGACGCTTGTTAGCCAGGGTCGGGTTCTTGCCCAGCGTGATCAGCGGCTCGACGACGCGACGCAGTTCCTTGGCCTTGGGCAAGGTGGTCTTGATCGCTTCGTGCTTGAGCAGAGAAACGCTCATGTTACGCAGCATCGCCAGGCGGTGGCTGCTGGTACGGTTCAGTTTACGAAGTCCATTGCGGTGACGCATGGTTAATCCTTTCTATGTTCTGCAGGCGTCCCTTGAAGCGCACAGCGGAAAGCTGGCGCTCAGGCCTTTTCCAGGCCGGCGGGCGGCCAATTTTCCAGCTTCATGCCCAGGGTAAGACCACGGGCAGCAAGCACTTCCTTGATTTCGTTCAGCGACTTGCGACCGAGATTCGGCGTCTTCAACAGCTCGTTTTCAGTCCGCTGAATCAGATCGCCGATGTAGTAGATGTTCTCGGCTTTGAGACAATTCGCAGAACGAACCGTCAATTCGAGATCATCCACTGGCCGCAATAGAACCGGGTCGACCTGGGCCGGGCGGGAAGCCTCGGCCACCGGCGCCGTACCTTCGAGATCAGCAAACACGGCCAGCTGCTCCATCAGCACGCGGGCCGCGTAGCGGATTGATTCCTCGGGATCGACGATACCGTTGGTCTCGATGTCGACAATCAACTTGTCCAGATCGGTACGCTGCTCAACGCGGGCACTCTCCACCGAGTAGGCAACACGCCGGATCGGAGAAAAGGAAGCATCCAGGACCAACTTGCCGATGGTCTTGGAGTCGCCCAGGTTGCGGACATTGCCCGGAACATAACCACGGCCTTTTTCGACCTTGATTTCCATGTTCAACTTCCCACCTGCGGAGAGATGGGCGATGACATGTTCCGGATTGATGATTTCGACATCGTGCGGCAGCTCGATATCGGCTGCGCGAACGATGCCCTCACCTTCACGAGCGAGCTTGAGCGTGACGACGTCACGGCCATGCAGCTTGAAAACAACACCCTTGAGGTTCAAAAGGATGTCAACGACATCCTCCTGAACGCCATCAATGGTGGAGTACTCATGCAGCACGCCGTCAATTGCGACTTCAGTCGGCGCGTAGCCCGGCATCGACGAAAGCAGGATACGCCGCAGCGCATTGCCCAGCGTATGACCGTAGCCGCGTTCGAACGGCTCCATCACCACCTTGGCTTGCACCGGGGAAACGCTTTGAACATCGATGATACGGGGCTTGAGAAGACCACTGCTTTGCATGGGCTAATATCCTCGGCGAAGTGGAATTACTTCGAGTAAAGTTCGATGACCAGACCTTCGTTCAGGTTGGCAGGCAACTCGGAACGCTGCGGCATCGCCTTGAACGTACCTTTGCCTTCCTTGACATCAACCGAAATCCACTCCGGGAACCCACGGGACTCAGCGGCTTCGAGAGCAGCCTTGCAACGCAGGGAAGCACGGGCACGATCAGTCAGCTGAACAACATCACCCGGCTTGACGATATAGGACGGAATGTTGACACGCTTGCCATTGACCAGAACGCCATTGTGGCGAACGACCTGGCGGGACTCGGTGCGGGAAGCACCAAAACCCATGCGATAGGCAACGGAGTCCAGACGGGCTTCGAGCAATTGCAGCAGGTTTTCGCCGGTTTGGCCTTTGCGGCGATCGGCTTCGGCGAAGGTCTTGCGGAACTGACCTTCCAGAACGCCATAAACGCGACGAATCTTCTGCTTGGCGCGAAGATGCACGCCGTAGTCAGACAAACGGGCACCGGACTTCTGGCCGTGCTGACCGGGAGCGTAGGAACGGCGTTCAATCGCGCACTTGTCGGTGTAACACTTTTCGCCCTTCAGGAAGAGCTTCTCGCCTTCACGGCGGCACTGACGGCACTTGGGATCGAGATTACGAGCCACTTGTCTTACTCCTTAAATGCGGCGCTTCTTGGGCGGACGGCAGCCGTTGTGCGGCACCGGCGTGACATCGGAAATCGCGGTGATCTTCATGCCCAGCGCGTTGAGTGCGCGGACGGAGGACTCACGACCGGGACCAGGGCCCTTGATGCGAACTTCCAGATTCTTGACGCCACATTCCTGAGCCACTTTGCCAGCAGCTTCGGCAGCCACCTGAGCGGCAAACGGGGTGGACTTGCGGGAGCCACGGAAACCGGCGCCGCCAGAGGTAGCCCACGAAAGCGCATTGCCCTGGCGATCGGTGATGGTGATGATGGTGTTATTGAACGAGGCGTGGATGTGGGCAATGCCCTCAGCAACGTTCTTTTTAACCTTTTTGCGAACTTTGGTAGCAGTCTTTGCCATTTTTCGTTCCTATTACTTCTTACCGGCGATAGCCTTGCGCGGGCCCTTGCGGGTACGTGCATTGGTCTTGGTGCGCTGGCCACGGCAAGGCAAGCCCTTGCGGTGACGCAGGCCACGGTAGCAGCCAAGGTCCATCAGACGCTTGATGCTCATGGTCACTTCGCGACGCAGGTCGCCTTCGACGGTGAACTTAGCAACTTCGTCACGCAGACGATCCATCTCGGCGTCGGTGACATCTTTCATTTTCGTGGTACGAGCCACGCCGGCTGCATCACAGATCAGCTGTGCACGCGTACGGCCGATGCCGAAAATCGCGGTCAACGCGATTTCAGCATGCTTGTGGTTCGGAATGTTTACCCCAGCAATACGGGCCATTGAATCACTCCAATATTTCTAAAATTAACAAATGCCGGACATGCCAGGGAATTAACCCTGGCGCTGCTTATGACGCGGGTCCTTGCAAATGATGCGCACGACGCCCTTGCGACGGATCACTTTGCAGTTGCGGCAAATGCGCTTCACAGAAGGTTGCACTTTCATGTTTAACTCCTCGTCTGCCGGGCTAGGAAGCAGCCGTGATTCGTCGCCCAGCGGTTATTGCGTAGAGAACCGTTACTTTGCGCGGAAAACAATCCGCGCCTTGCTAAGATCGTACGGTGTTAATTGCACCGTTACCTTGTCACCGGGAAGGATCCGGATGTAATGCATCCGCATTTTCCCGGAAATGAAGCCATGTACTACATGGCCATTTTCCAGCTTGACCTTGAAGGTCGCATTAGGCAGGTTTTCGAGAACCTCACCTTGCATCTCGATGTAGTCTTCTTTCGCCATAACTACTTACTTGATCATTGTCGGGGAGCCCTTGAAATTCGCTTTCTTGAGCAGGCTCTCATATTGATGCGACATCACATATGCTTGAACTTGCGCCATGAAATCCATGGTAACAACCACAATGATCAGCAACGACGTACCACCAAAATAGAACGGAACATTCCACTTCAAGATCAGGAATTCAGGCAACAGGCAGACCAGGGTGATATAAGCTGCGCCAATCAACGTCAACCGCATCAAAATCTTGTCGATATAACGGGCAGTTTGCTCACCGGGACGAATCCCCGGGACAAAAGCGCCGCTCTTCTTCAAGTTATCGGCTGTTTCCTTCGAGTTAAAGACCAGCGCAGTATAGAAGAAACAGAAAAATACAATGGCAGCTGCGTACAGCATCACGTAGATCGGTTGTCCGGGTGACAGGGTCGCGGCAACATCTTTCAGCCAGCGCATCGAGTCACCAGAACCAAACCATCCAGCCGCGGTTGCCGGAAACAGGATGATGGATGAAGCAAAAATGGGCGGAATGACACCAGCCATATTCAATTTCAAGGGCAGATGCGAACTTTGCCCACCATACATCTTGTTACCTACCTGGCGCTTGGCGTAATTGACCAGAATCTTGCGCTGCCCACGCTCGACGAACACCACGAACGCAGTGACCAAGACCACCAAAATACAAATGATCAAAGCAGTCAGCGGATGCATCGCACCGGTGCGCACCAATTCCAGCAGCCCGCCAATGGCATTCGGCAAGCCAGCTGCAATACCAGCAAAGATAATGATCGAAATGCCGTTGCCCAGACCACGTTCGGTAATCTGCTCACCCAGCCACATGAGGAACATGGTGCCAGTAAGAAGGGTGGATACCGTGGTCAAACGGAAGAGGAAGCCGGGGTCGTTAACCAAACCTGGTTGCGCCTCGAGGGCAACAGCGATCCCAAGACCTTGGAAAAGAGCCAACAGGACCGTGCCGTAGCGCGTGTACTGGGTAATCTTGCGACGGCCTGCCTCACCCTCTTTTTTTAGCGCTTCCAGCTGAGGGCTGGCTACCGTCATCAACTGCATGATGATCGACGCCGAAATATACGGCATGATCCCCAATGCGAAAATGGTGAATCGCGACAGGGCACCACCCGAGAACATGTTGAACATGCCCAGAATGCCGCCCTGTTGCGAATTAAACAGATCGGATAGAACGTTGGGATCAATACCCGGCACCGGAATATGAGCTCCGATGCGGTACACAACCAGCGCCCCTAGCAAAAACCAGAGACGGCGCTTGAGATCACCAAATTTGCCGCCCTTGGCGACAGTGTTCGGATTTGCAGCCAACGTTCAGACCTTTCTACAACTTACTCAGCGACAGAGCCGCCAGCGGCTTCGATAGCAGCCTTCGCACCCTTGGTGGCACCAACCCCCTTCAAGGTCACCTTGCGGGTGATCTCGCCAGCCAGAATCACCTTGGCCGACAGGGCGTCACCAGGAACCACACCAGCTGCCTGCAGCGCCAGCAGATCGATTTCATCAATCGGCAGGCGATCCAGATCAGTGAGGCGAACCTCGTAGTTACGGGCGCGAGTCAAGGAGTTGAAGCCGCGCTTAGGCAACCGGCGCTGCAAAGGCATTTGACCGCCTTCAAAGCCGACCTTGTGGAAGCCACCCGAACGGGACTTCTGGCCCTTATGGCCACGGCCACAGGTCTTACCAAGACCGGAACCAATACCGCGACCGACGCGCTTTGCAGCGTGCTTGGAGCCCTCACCGGGCTGAATGGTATTGAGACGCATCGATTAACCCTCAACCTTGACGAGATACTGAACCTTCTGAATCATGCCGCGAACAGCAGGCGTATCCAGCAACTCAGCAGAGCTGTTCAACTTGCGCAGGCCCAGACCACGAACGGTGGCGCGATGATCCTGCTTGGTACCAATGATGCTCTTGACGAGCGTCACCTTGATCTTTTTGTCAGACATTGCTTACCCCAGAATCTGTTCGACCGAAAGACCACGCTTGGCGGCGATTTCAGCCGGCGTATTCACCTTGGACAAACCGTCAATGGTGGCACGCACGATGTTGTAGGGATTGGTCGAGCCGTGAGCCTTAGCAACCACGTTGGTCACGCCGACAACTTCGAACACGGCACGCATAGCACCGCCAGCAATGATCCCGGTACCTTCCGGCGCCG
This genomic window from Dechloromonas sp. ZY10 contains:
- a CDS encoding response regulator, producing the protein MSQASVLVVDDEAINLEILSEYFEGESNLALHTTSNGEDAWAALQNPDNSFQVVLLDRMMPGLDGIGLLKRIKADPRLAAIPVIMQTAAGSPEQIREGLEAGAYYYLTKPYRRDGLLAIVHAALADAETRDALRKQLNQHVYSLKFMDQAEFSIRTVDEAAQLASFVAHACPVPDAAIMGISELLINGIEHGNLGLTYSEKSALKLSDKWQDEIERRSKLPENTNKRVHLSFRRSEKGVELVVRDEGQGFDWQKYLEIDPARAFDPNGRGIALARMLSFSSIRYEGCGNIAIACIDAPEGIPTSE
- a CDS encoding SpoIIE family protein phosphatase; amino-acid sequence: MAGHISLKVLAVDDNRTNLHILQVFLKKLGHQVILAENGEEAVRRFASEEIDVVLLDIMMPIMDGFEASRQIKAMSRERWTPIILLSALNRDENLVEGLEAGADDYLTKPINFVVLEAKLRSVHRTLTLQQQSIDTARREQAVADNIIDAIITINDRGIISSVNRAAERIFGWRSEELVGNNVKMLVPEPHRSAHDGYIENYTGGGQPKIIGKEREVEALHKDGHTFPATLGVTEVFLDNKRMFIGLVRDISERKQSEHKLQENARLLQAYYDQTQNEQQLAQRLMEKQLHRKGLQDKRLRYKVIPAENFSGDIVAANRSPEGRFYALLADATGHGLPAAISALPVLAIFYRLARLNSSLREMVHELNQQLKESMPIGRFVAATLVCLDEEAKTGEIWVGGTPQAFLFDRWGRPSRVFESDNLALGIIGNEELDCRPVAFTWESESQLVLCSDGLLEASNNQGEQFEVEGLLAATANTSPHIRFANIESALAKHLQDQVATDDVSLMVIDCP
- the rplQ gene encoding 50S ribosomal protein L17, coding for MRHRNGLRKLNRTSSHRLAMLRNMSVSLLKHEAIKTTLPKAKELRRVVEPLITLGKNPTLANKRLAFDRLRDREVVVKLFAEIGPRYAQRPGGYLRILKCGFRVGDNAPMAFVELLDRPEPTEAVEVEESAGE
- the rpoA gene encoding DNA-directed RNA polymerase subunit alpha; the protein is MQSSGLLKPRIIDVQSVSPVQAKVVMEPFERGYGHTLGNALRRILLSSMPGYAPTEVAIDGVLHEYSTIDGVQEDVVDILLNLKGVVFKLHGRDVVTLKLAREGEGIVRAADIELPHDVEIINPEHVIAHLSAGGKLNMEIKVEKGRGYVPGNVRNLGDSKTIGKLVLDASFSPIRRVAYSVESARVEQRTDLDKLIVDIETNGIVDPEESIRYAARVLMEQLAVFADLEGTAPVAEASRPAQVDPVLLRPVDDLELTVRSANCLKAENIYYIGDLIQRTENELLKTPNLGRKSLNEIKEVLAARGLTLGMKLENWPPAGLEKA
- the rpsD gene encoding 30S ribosomal protein S4 produces the protein MARNLDPKCRQCRREGEKLFLKGEKCYTDKCAIERRSYAPGQHGQKSGARLSDYGVHLRAKQKIRRVYGVLEGQFRKTFAEADRRKGQTGENLLQLLEARLDSVAYRMGFGASRTESRQVVRHNGVLVNGKRVNIPSYIVKPGDVVQLTDRARASLRCKAALEAAESRGFPEWISVDVKEGKGTFKAMPQRSELPANLNEGLVIELYSK
- the rpsK gene encoding 30S ribosomal protein S11, translating into MAKTATKVRKKVKKNVAEGIAHIHASFNNTIITITDRQGNALSWATSGGAGFRGSRKSTPFAAQVAAEAAGKVAQECGVKNLEVRIKGPGPGRESSVRALNALGMKITAISDVTPVPHNGCRPPKKRRI
- the rpsM gene encoding 30S ribosomal protein S13 → MARIAGVNIPNHKHAEIALTAIFGIGRTRAQLICDAAGVARTTKMKDVTDAEMDRLRDEVAKFTVEGDLRREVTMSIKRLMDLGCYRGLRHRKGLPCRGQRTKTNARTRKGPRKAIAGKK
- the rpmJ gene encoding 50S ribosomal protein L36 produces the protein MKVQPSVKRICRNCKVIRRKGVVRIICKDPRHKQRQG
- the infA gene encoding translation initiation factor IF-1, whose product is MAKEDYIEMQGEVLENLPNATFKVKLENGHVVHGFISGKMRMHYIRILPGDKVTVQLTPYDLSKARIVFRAK
- the secY gene encoding preprotein translocase subunit SecY gives rise to the protein MAANPNTVAKGGKFGDLKRRLWFLLGALVVYRIGAHIPVPGIDPNVLSDLFNSQQGGILGMFNMFSGGALSRFTIFALGIMPYISASIIMQLMTVASPQLEALKKEGEAGRRKITQYTRYGTVLLALFQGLGIAVALEAQPGLVNDPGFLFRLTTVSTLLTGTMFLMWLGEQITERGLGNGISIIIFAGIAAGLPNAIGGLLELVRTGAMHPLTALIICILVVLVTAFVVFVERGQRKILVNYAKRQVGNKMYGGQSSHLPLKLNMAGVIPPIFASSIILFPATAAGWFGSGDSMRWLKDVAATLSPGQPIYVMLYAAAIVFFCFFYTALVFNSKETADNLKKSGAFVPGIRPGEQTARYIDKILMRLTLIGAAYITLVCLLPEFLILKWNVPFYFGGTSLLIIVVVTMDFMAQVQAYVMSHQYESLLKKANFKGSPTMIK
- the rplO gene encoding 50S ribosomal protein L15, which encodes MRLNTIQPGEGSKHAAKRVGRGIGSGLGKTCGRGHKGQKSRSGGFHKVGFEGGQMPLQRRLPKRGFNSLTRARNYEVRLTDLDRLPIDEIDLLALQAAGVVPGDALSAKVILAGEITRKVTLKGVGATKGAKAAIEAAGGSVAE
- the rpmD gene encoding 50S ribosomal protein L30; the encoded protein is MSDKKIKVTLVKSIIGTKQDHRATVRGLGLRKLNSSAELLDTPAVRGMIQKVQYLVKVEG